Proteins encoded together in one Hylaeus volcanicus isolate JK05 chromosome 3, UHH_iyHylVolc1.0_haploid, whole genome shotgun sequence window:
- the LOC128873706 gene encoding uncharacterized protein LOC128873706 isoform X3 gives MMSTKSKEIADEYISSLSDLTINSKPLINMLTMLAEDNIEHASAIVQAVENHLQKVRSDIKLPVLYLIDSIVKNVNGAYLNLFTQNIVNTFCGVFEKVDENTRASMWKLRQTWNDVFPAKKLFSLDVRVQSIDPAWPITASPTSVSSGSIHVNPRFFSMPPQSTTSIVAQPIVAPVKLPPGDPVTPTEAAMREQLLKKQRELIELQKKKIELELLQAKANLEQQQRQLDKQAGNLKAELVAATTHVTAGMETITQGKPVALNVPCQTSKPVTKQFPAATASLLKNAGTNNGPRIAPASSIAVASAKPVSRDPRLKTTSTQDLAASSVDPRQRISTPSQKDTRGEGQTQLAANTNTVLSDQLKQQLLSKQAVTSTINKSSTNLAGSDTATINASNNNNANTNLINNNNNKNFSGNANKDAVSHRTSQKKDPRLSSNSSGNLNSNSSKGSQSLSVGSNSSLTLSTSNRGGGSNDSKSKDSKSSNSRNFSSSTIDKSSTSSKSSHRKIGNKSRSKQPQSSPNKIPKVDRDVSPVRSKSREKDSGDSSPSSRTSPQSFQTSKNRKKNTKSRKRSPSPPYRIPRRNDAKSNSSLSSSGGVTEEEQSGSLIVSPPHPPTFKEIRPNARQRNYVRRNKDDSLSPERSPVNTGNAQTSVEPTLESSSKDEDLRSTLSLPGATASVPEKKEDLDLRVLPPPVNANKRQSSEHMESSLMKKTKAEKFDALFGNEDVDLRTLTHPKAGRPPTPPPPVISGEDGKDGWAKLKTPSKNDREKQIGNPDDKRDSRDRNRDRLGRLRLYNKLPDDPKERRRTLSNEDQDNRPGRRGRENDKPERNEDRNIEIIMKQAAEQLNQGSITKTQYNTLIQEVLHMSEDRKLRAAQRKEKEVGSIVWEKGVNLDMTGPGDRAPTFSPSNDKEVMRSKDHPIPRNPNGPRWQGQPWQQPGPWAHPPGPPYGPQGHFNSELRPVGLWQNPRHFGPIRPDYQYHGGFNHNLGPNPRLGPGMMGPMGPNGPLMPNLLPNGPIGPMGMPNPSITLPGINGPGIMMNNGPMSNLLSNPNITSLNAPRNLSPNSSSKYDSEDADQNYTTMMKSQNPHSRELPPPDPKLLDEIARDTMKSINIDNIPREIRYYGQTGVVFMNWDDPREIGFQDGIRRILIDDKDTITCAFNDQYKEFMYEGEVHRIKLGAPTRELYVDDRWYECYFGGMPVTIDLGGKKVSVKLEGPPPQVKIGTVKRTDLVVAKINLIINARNMVPVFLDAKPQIFEIEGKPHTLEFIDSLQTVLLNGRPFKVEFGGLPKPIIVRDKKHFIRFSVLPRGVRPGYVKIAGMRGEEPIESPPTPPLLTQKPKVDTTAAPTQFSSVEPESTESQDGSDLRSTPKPDLQLDMLSSVLPSAMAPASGLSYQAEPAENTTAATPALSLPLNMNELFQRLVETGIVPNLSEPKKQEEEEKKEPEIIPVSFDKPETLKVKQPAISAALYSGMQCSSCGARFAPELATRYSHHLDWHFRQNRRERDSARKAHSRPWYYDVSDWIQFEEIEDLEDRAQSWFETEKQTADTEGIATEDSPQETLLPSVPTGSDEDSRCQVCHDAFEQFYNEEKEEWHLRPAINFEDKNYHPLCLDDYKRALEKSALALEETIEEMEDEKKESIDEILAEENKTEELSAGESNSEIETIDAPDEIIENNVEQVSETENKGEEAMVENNADIKHNDKEQDLKNNSEEVIDADNVEKEIAATSTAMETETCETENMDKSFENIKIKEEPIDEPEEQLEEQQFDFTNVEVKEEPVEPEPDPEESVITEPATADTTYAAVKSSIDGNVELDSTPAAIPAAPSRIKINITKPLSINKEPEEAKEKPVTEAPVEEAVEPLVPASIKPALQGRKLSNLPPVERGQELSGLCSIM, from the exons ATGATGTCGACAAAGTCTAAGGAGATAGCCGACGAATATATTTCGTCGTTGTCAGACTTAACAATCAACAGCAAACCTTTGATTAATATGCTCACTATGCTGGCAGAGGACAACATTGAACATGCATCAGCAATCGTTCAAGCTGTTGAGAATCACCTACAAAAG GTGAGAAGCGACATCAAATTACCTGTTCTTTATTTGATCGACTCTATTGTAAAGAACGTAAACGGAGCgtatttaaatcttttcaCACAAAATATTGTCAACACTTTTTGCGGAGTCTTCGAAAAG GTGGACGAGAATACGAGAGCTAGTATGTGGAAACTGCGACAAACGTGGAACGATGTATTTCCtgcaaagaaattgttttctttggaTGTACGGGTACAAAGTATCGATCCTGCCTGGCCGATCACTGCCTCTCCTACTAGTGTTTCTTCGGGATCTATACACGTTAATCCTCGGTTTTTTTCAATG ccCCCGCAATCAACAACATCAATTGTAGCACAACCAATTGTAGCACCTGTTAAGCTGCCTCCAGGTGATCCTGTAACACCAACGGAAGCAGCAATGCGGGAACAATTACTAAAGAAACAACGAGAGCTAATagaattacaaaagaaaaagattgaaTTAGAATTACTCCAGGCTAAGGCAAATTTAGAGCAGCAACAACGACAACTTGATAAACAAGCTGGAAATTTAAAAGCAGAATTG GTTGCAGCCACAACACACGTTACAGCAGGCATGGAAACTATCACGCAAGGGAAACCTGTTGCACTTAACGTGCCATGTCAAACATCAAAACCAGTAACAAAAcag tttCCGGCAGCAACTGCTTCGCTTCTGAAAAATGCAGGAACGAACAATGGGCCACGAATTGCACCAGCTAGTAGTATAGCAGTAGCATCAGCTAAACCTGTGTCACGTGATCCAAGATTAAAGACTACTTCAACTCAAGATTTAGCAGCTTCAAGCGTGGACCCTCGGCAGCGAATAAGTACACCAAGTCAAAAGGATACCCGGGGTGAAGGCCAAACCCAGCTAGCGGCAAATACAAACACTGTACTTTCAGATCAATTAAAACAGCAGTTACTTTCGAAACAGGCTGTGACTAGCACTATCAACAAGTCTTCGACAAATCTTGCCGGCTCCGATACTGCGACGATAAACGCtagtaataacaataatgcTAATACGAACCtcatcaataataataacaataaaaatttcagtggTAACGCAAATAAAGATGCTGTGTCGCATCGAACAAGTCAAAAGAAAGACCCTCGATTGTCTAGTAATAGTAGTGGTAACCTAAACAGTAATAGTTCCAAAGGTTCTCAAAGTCTATCTGTGGGTAGTAATAGTTCTTTAACGTTATCTACGAGTAACAGAGGAGGTGGGAGTAACGATTCCAAATCGAAAGACTCGAAGAGTTCGAATTCACGGAATTTTTCATCTTCGACAATCGATAAATCTTCCACTTCCTCCAAATCCTCGCATAGAAAGATAGGTAACAAATCGCGATCTAAACAACCTCAGTCATCTCCGAATAAGATACCGAAAGTTGACAGAGACGTCAGCCCTGTTAGGTCCAAATCTCGTGAAAAAGACAGTGGAGACAGTTCACCATCCTCGCGTACCTCTCCTCAGTCCTTTCAAACCTCTAAAAACCGAAAGAAGAATACCAAATCGAGAAAGCGCAGTCCAAGCCCTCCGTATAGAATTCCCAGGCGTAACGATGCAAAATCTAATTCAAGTCTAAGCAGTTCCGGTGGTGTCACTGAGGAGGAGCAATCTGGTTCATTGATAGTCTCTCCTCCTCATCCACctacatttaaagaaattcgaCCGAATGCTAGACAACGAAATTACGTAAGGCGAAACAAGGACGACAGTCTTAGTCCCGAGCGGTCTCCGGTAAATACTGGAAACGCTCAAACTTCCGTGGAGCCAACATTGGAATCGTCCAGCAAAGATGAAGATTTGAGATCAACGCTATCTCTTCCAGGTGCAACTGCTTCTGTACCGGAAAAGA AAGAAGACTTAGATTTGCGCGTGTTACCGCCGCCAGTTAATGCCAACAAACGACAAAGCTCGGAACACATGGAATCatctttaatgaaaaaaacaaaggcCGAAAAATTTGATGC ATTATTCGGAAATGAAGACGTTGATCTGCGAACGTTAACTCATCCTAAAGCAGGACGGCCACCCACCCCACCTCCACCCGTGATATCGGGTGAAGATGGTAAAGACGGTTGGGCAAAGTTAAAAACGCCATCGAAAAATGACAGAGAAAAACAAATAGGTAATCCTGACGACAAAAGAGACAGCAGAGATCGTAACAGAGACAGATTGGGTAGGCTTAGGCTTTACAATAAACTACCGGATGATCCTAAAGAAAGGAGAAGGACACTGTCGAACGAAGATCAAGATAATAGACCAGGACGACGAGGGCGAGAGAATGATAAAcccgaaagaaacgaagatagaaatatcgagataataatgaaacaagCCGCCGAACAATTGAACCAAGGTTCGATAACTAAAACACAATATAATACTCTTATACAGGAGGTTTTACACATGAGCGAAGATCGCAAATTAAGAGCTGcgcaacgaaaagaaaaagaggtaGGTTCTATCGTTTGGGAAAAAGGTGTGAATTTGGATATGACTGGTCCAGGAGATCGTGCACCCACCTTCAGTCCTTCGAACGATAAAGAAGTAATGAGAAGTAAAGATCATCCTATTCCAAGAAATCCTAATGGTCCAAGATGGCAAGGTCAGCCATGGCAACAACCAGGACCATGGGCTCATCCACCAGGACCACCATACGGACCGCAAGGACACTTTAACTCGGAACTCAGGCCTGTCGGCCTCTGGCAAAATCCAAGACACTTTGGTCCGATACGGCCTGATTATCAGTATCACGGCGGTTTCAATCATAATCTCGGCCCAAATCCTCGTTTGGGACCTGGAATGATGGGACCTATGGGACCTAATGGGCCACTTATGCCGAATCTTTTGCCGAATGGCCCAATCGGTCCGATGGGTATGCCTAATCCATCTATAACGTTACCAGGAATTAACGGACCTGGAATAATGATGAACAACGGACCAATGTCGAATCTTTTGTCCAATCCAAACATCACTTCCTTGAACGCCCCACGAAATCTATCGCCAAACTCGTCCTCGAAATATGATTCCGAAGATGCCGATCAAAATTATACTACAATGATGAAAAGTCAAAATCCTCATAGTCGTGAATTACCACCGCCAGATCCGAAATTATTGGACGAAATCGCGAGAGATACCATGAAATCTATAAACATTGATAATATACCACGTGAAATTCGATATTACGGACAAACTGGCGTTGTTTTTATGAACTGGGACGATCCTAGAGAAATTGGATTCCAAGATGGTATAAGACGAATTTTAATCGATGACAAGGACACTATCACTTGTGCATTTAACGATCAATACAAAGAATTTATGTACGAAGGTGAAGTTCATag AATTAAATTAGGTGCTCCTACAAGAGAACTGTACGTCGATGACCGATGGTACGAGTGTTATTTTGGTGGTATGCCGGTAACGATAGATCTTGGTGGTAAAAAAGTTAGCGTGAAATTGGAAGGGCCTCCGCCTCAAGTAAAAATTGGTACTGTAAAGAGAACAGACTTGGTAGTTGCCAAAATAAATCTTATCATTAATGCGCGAAATATGGTTCCCGTCTTTTTGGATGCGAAACCACAAAT ATTCGAAATCGAAGGAAAGCCCCATACACTCGAGTTTATAGACTCGTTGCAAACAGTTCTTTTGAATGGGCGTCCATTTAAAGTCGAATTCGGAGGATTGCCAAAACCTATTATCGTTAGggataagaaacattttataagaTTTTCGGTATTGCCAAGAGGAGTTCGTCCGGGATACGTTAAGATCGCAGGCATGAGAGGCGAAGAACCTATCGAGTCACCACCTACTCCGCCTCTCTTAACGCAAAAACCAAAAGTAGATACAACCGCTGCACCGACGCAATTCTCGTCCGTCGAACCAGAATCAACAGAATCCCAAGACGGTTCTGATCTTAGATCGACTCCTAAACCGG ATTTACAATTAGACATGTTATCTTCGGTTTTGCCATCTGCAATGGCGCCAGCATCCGGATTGTCGTATCAAGCCGAGCCAGCTGAAAATACAACGGCAGCCACTCCAGCGTTATCTTTACCATTGAATATGAACGAGTTGTTCCAGAGATTGGTCGAGACTGGTATCGTGCCGAACCTTTCCGAGCCAAAGAAacaagaggaagaagaaaagaaagaaccCGAAATTATTCCTGTTTCATTCGATAAACCAGAGACACTCAAAGT TAAACAACCAGCTATCTCGGCAGCATTATACAGCGGTATGCAGTGTAGTTCCTGCGGTGCTAGATTTGCTCCTGAACTAGCGACTCGATACAGCCATCATTTGGATTGGCACTTCAGACAGAATAGGCGAGAAAGAGATTCCGCGAGGAAAGCTCATTCGCGACCTTGGTACTACGATGTTAGCGATTGGATACAATTTGAAGAAATCGAAGACCTGGAAGATAGAG cACAAAGTTGGTTCGAAACGGAAAAACAAACGGCAGATACGGAAGGTATTGCTACGGAAGATTCTCCTCAAGAAACATTGCTACCTAGCGTTCCTACTGGATCCGACGAGGATTCCAGGTGTCAAGTGTGCCACGATgcatttgaacaattttacaacgaagagaaagaagaatggCATTTAAGACctgcaattaatttcgaagacAAGAATTATCATCCGCTATGTCTCGATGACTACAAG AGAGCATTGGAAAAATCTGCGTTAGCGCTTGAGGAAACAATTGAGGAAATGGAAGATGAAAAGAAGGAAAGCATCGATGAAATACTTGCAGAAGAAAATAAGACTGAGGAATTAAGCGCTGGGGAGTCAAATTCGGAAATTGAAACGATAGATGCTCCTgatgaaataatagaaaataacgTGGAACAAGTTTCTGAAACCGAAAACAAAGGAGAAGAAGCTATGGTGGAAAATAACGCAGATATCAAACACAATGACAAAGAAcaagatttaaaaaacaatagcGAGGAGGTGATTGACGCTGATAACGTAGAAAAAGAGATCGCGGCCACGTCAACGGCAATGGAGACGGAAACATGCGAAACAGAGAACATGGATAAATCTttcgaaaacattaaaattaaagaagagCCAATTGATGAGCCCGAGGAACAATTAGAAGAACAGCAATTCGATTTTACTAACGTAGAAGTTAAAGAAGAACCTGTAGAACCGGAACCAG aCCCCGAAGAGAGTGTCATTACCGAACCTGCAACAGCTGATACGACGTATGCCGCTGTCAAGAGTTCTATCGATGGAAATGTAGAATTAGATTCTACACCTGCAGCCATTCCGGCAGCTCCAtcgcgaattaaaattaatatcacaaAACCGTTGAGTATCAATAAGGAACCAGAAGAAGCAAAGGAAAAACCTGTAACCGAGGCACCCGTTGAAGAAGCAGTAGAACCTTTGGTGCCTGCTTCTATAAAACCTGCTTTGCAAGGTAGAAAACTCTCAAACTTACCCCCCGTGGAAAGAGGCCAAGAATTATCAGGACTCTGCTCGATTATGTAA